The sequence TTATAATCCTTATATATTCGTGATATTTCCGAAATATAATCCAAATGATAATTGATAGGTCTAGACTGATAAGGGGGATATCTGTTTCATCCTTAGATTCCAATAGATCATCCAAATGGAGAATTGGtgatcttttattattagttttaTTGCTGATACTAAATATACctgtatattattttcagcCTTTTGAAAGACAGTTCTATATTAACGATTTAACCATATCTCATCCCTATGCTGAACATCAAAGAGTGAGTGATTTTATGCTATTTGTATACAGTTTAATAGTCCCTTTAATCACAATGGCCATAGTCTGGTTCCTATTTTCTGATGCTAAACATAGGTGGCATTTATTATATGTGTCAGTATTAGGCTTAGTTCTTTCTGTAACATCCGTTGCGTTATTTACAAACTTTGTTAAAAATTGGTTTGGCAGAGCTCGACCTGATTTCTTAGCAAGATGTATACCAACAGAAGGTACTCCAATAAATGTTTTAGTAAATGCAAGAGATGTGTGCACTTCTAAAGACTGGGATAAAATTCTTGAAGGTTTTAGAACAACTCCATCAGGTCATTCCAGTGAAAGTTTCGCTGGTTTAGGATTCCTATATTTTTGGTTAAGTGGTCAATTATTGACCGGGAACATACATGCTGCACTTTGGACAAAGGCCATTGCACTTTTACCATTGCTAGGTGCAACTTTAATTGCACTATCAAGAACTCAAGACTATAGGCACCATTTTATAGACGTCCTTTTAGGTTCTTTCATTGGTTTTGTGTTTGCATTTTGTACATACAGAAGATATTTTCCATCCATTTATGATCCATTACCATTCAAACCTCTATTAGATGACTCGAATGTTACTcttcaaaataatgatCACCATTATTTACCAActagtaataatataaatgagGAAGTGGATCCAGAATCAAGACCATTTACAGTTTAAAAAGTCAGAAagtaaaacaaaaaaaacattatattttatattgtaAGACTATGTATTATAATACAATCCATCTAGTGACAAaccaaaaagaaaaatagaAACACATTGTTTACAATTAATTCgattttcaataaattatgGATTCCATTACTTTAGTGAGGGCTTCAGTTATTCTCACACTTTCCTTCATactcatttttaataataacgaTATGTAGCACAACTGTCTTATTTATGTGCATCCTATGTAATACATTCATATACTTTACTTCAATCTAAACATGAAATAGAATTGTTTTTAAGATGCCATTAGTTTATCAATGACATCTTAACAGAAATGACTTATTGTTCCTATTCTTAATTCTATCAAGAAACCGGCTTTAAACCGGCGTCTAAATaacttataaaaattataaccataaaatttttagaaaGGGTTATTTCAGATAAggtaatatattatataagtacagtatatttaatatttatagaaTACCTGAAATTGTCATTACAAAGACacattgaaattgattataGACATCAAATACACTATACATTAATATAGTCCATTGTGATCATCGGGACAAGCATATTATCAATTAGCATACACATTAAACATAAACGAAGACGTATTTTAGTATAACCCTTTAATACAGGCTATATTTCTAATGTCATCCCGGCTAACACTTTCAGAATATTATGATATTCAGAAAGATGAGAGGGAAGCCCTTCgatctatatatatggatGATTTTATGGATTTAACACGGCAGAAATCTAGTTGGGATAAACAACCTcagataatatttgaaatatctcTGAGGTCAGTTGAAAAAGTCCCTCTGGAGTCCAAAATCACAATTCATGTTGCAATGACTCCTATGTATCCGTATACTGCTGCTGAAGTGTCCTTCAATAATGTTGAAAATGTAATGGATAGCCGATTAGAtctaattaaaaaaaaatttaaagaaatacaTAAATATGCTAAAGGTCAAGAGCATATCTTTGAAATTGCATCAGCAGTCCAAGAACAATTGGATGATTCACAAAATATTGCGAACCCACAATCATTAGAGGAAGAGAGATTACAACGTATTCAGGAAGAGAAAGAACAATTAGAAAAGGAGGAAAAGGAAAAGGCTCtagagaaagaaagaaatagaCTAAACGAACAGAAAagaattgatgaaattattcaaaaagaGTTAGAAAAACGTCAAGACACCGAGGATGAAGCTCTGTTCAATCGTGATACCAGCATTAATTTGGTACCGCCTTCAGAATGGATTAGTTCTGGAGAGGCAATTGTTTTCCCCAAAGATATAAGAGCACAACTACCCaacaattcattatataagTTTAGAGCGGTGGTTAATCCTACGCCTATAAAAGTTCCCCATGATTTAATGTCTTTTGGTACACAATATTTAGTAAAGCCATATGTTCCACCAGAATCACCACTTGctgatattttaatgacCTCTGAAGTCATGCAagatttttgttatttgcTTACAGAAATCGAATTAgataattcatattttaacaCTAGCAATGGCAAGAAAGAAATTGCACATTTAGAAAAAGAACTGGATTCACTCATAAAAGTTAATCATGATAACGTTTACAAGTTATATTCATACACTATAGAAAGATTGggaaataataattcaacaTTTGTGTGGAAAATAAGATTGTTAACCGAATACTGCGTATCATTTCCATTATATGATCTACTAGAATCTGTTGGGTTTGTTAATTTAGCTACTGCTCGTATTTGGATGATTAGAATATTAGAAGGTCTAGAAGCCTTGCATAAAGCTGGTATTTATCATAAAGGTATTTCATTAAGATGCATTGCTTTAGTTAAAGATAATGATTTCGGAACAACCATTCCAAAACTGATGCATCCAAGTTACGGATACACACTAATGAATATGTTAAACCGTTATCCGAACAAGAGTGGTATTATCGAAAAACCTTATATTCCCTGGCCAGCACCTGAATTGACTAACAACAAATCCAGTAAGCCTCAGAGGTTGACGGACATTTGGGAATTGGGTGTTGTTTTTCTTCAGATTATCAATGGTATTGATACAGTTCTTAATTTTGCATCTCCTCAAGAGTTTCTTGAATCAACACCACTAGAACAAACTTTGTACGATTTATTAGTAAAAATGTTAGATAATAGTCCAAAATCAAGATTTGGAGCCCTAGAATTGTTACCGATGAAATTCCTGAGAACTAACATAGATCCTAATACTACCAAAAATTTGGCGCCAATGGACGGCAGTTTAATGAACTCTGAAAATATACTGTCATCTGTTAGTGCACTGAACGGAGGCTCAAGAACTATGTCACAATCTAGCAATAGAAGACgttcatttaatattggATCAAGGTTTTATTCTGTTAATCCTACTGTTACATCAAGATATGCATCAGATTTCGAGGAAATAGCGATTTTAGGGCAAGGTGCTTTTGGTCAAGTAGTCAAAGCACGTAATACATTAGACAGTAGGTATTATGctgttaaaaaaattaggCATACGGAAGAGAAATTATCTACTATTCTTACAGAAGTTATGTTGTTGGCGAGTttaaatcatcaatatGTAGTAAGATATTATGCGGCATGGTTAGAAGAGGATATGGTAAATGAAAGTGCTATAATATCAGAAGACGAAGAATCAAGTTCATCTGATGAAGAATCAAGTTCCTCTAATGAGGAGTCAAGTTCATCAAATGatgattcaaatattgaattcaaaaattcatcatttgatgaagatgacaTATTCAATCATTCTAGCATATTTGAAAGTAGGACTAACCTTGAGTTAAACGATGGAAATTGGGATTTTATATCTAATTCAGGTTTTCCTGAAATTGAATTTGCTAATAGcacaaatataaatgaagaAGGTGAAGAAAGTAACTCATCGGATGATGAAGGCGATGAGTCATCTTCCTCAAGTGATAACATCAGTAGTGCATCAGAATCAGGTTTAAAAATGACAGTTTCCCGTACAAAACCAActaataagaaaaaaagtactttatttat comes from Tetrapisispora phaffii CBS 4417 chromosome 4, complete genome and encodes:
- the DPP1 gene encoding bifunctional diacylglycerol diphosphate phosphatase/phosphatidate phosphatase (similar to Saccharomyces cerevisiae DPP1 (YDR284C); ancestral locus Anc_5.297) — its product is MIIDRSRLIRGISVSSLDSNRSSKWRIGDLLLLVLLLILNIPVYYFQPFERQFYINDLTISHPYAEHQRVSDFMLFVYSLIVPLITMAIVWFLFSDAKHRWHLLYVSVLGLVLSVTSVALFTNFVKNWFGRARPDFLARCIPTEGTPINVLVNARDVCTSKDWDKILEGFRTTPSGHSSESFAGLGFLYFWLSGQLLTGNIHAALWTKAIALLPLLGATLIALSRTQDYRHHFIDVLLGSFIGFVFAFCTYRRYFPSIYDPLPFKPLLDDSNVTLQNNDHHYLPTSNNINEEVDPESRPFTV